CACAGTCCAACCTTGGCCTAATGTTCCCAGTTCTTCACCAACTGGCCCCTATTTGCCTACTGCTCTAGGCTCCACTCTCCTACCACTGCCCGTGACAGCCAGCCAGCCTGGAGATCTAGCGTTCCTGTACCTGCTcatgtcctctgggcctctctctaCAGGCTGTGCCTTCTCCCACTCAATGCCCCTCCGTGCAGCTGACTCCTATTCATCTTTCAAAACTCACCAGTCAGAAACAGATCTCATGCTATCCCAGCTCAGCTTATGGTGGTATCACAATTAGATGTCTCTCCTCCCCGTTGGACTGGATGCTTCTAGAGAAGCTGCATCATGTGCGAAGTAAGAGCACCTGCCCTGGAGCCCTGCACCTGGTTCaagttccagctctgccacttctcaGCTGCCAGAGAGCAGTGTGCTGCTTAACCTCCATGCTTCagcttcatcagtaaaatggggagaaGAGCAAAATGTACCTTTTAGGATTAGGATTGTTcttaggattaaatgagctgcTGTAGCTTACGTGGAAAGTGCGcagtgcctggcacgtagtaCCTGCCATCAGTAGTATGTCTTCCATCTTTGCGTCCTTAGCACCTGGCCTACTGCCGTGTCAGTAGGCtctcattaaatattaaatggatAAGTGGAATGCGGTCTTTTCTAACTTCTCCCAATAGCCCCAGGAGACAGGCAGGGCCCACAATATATCTCTGATAGGTAAGAACATAGGTTCAAGGGTTTAGTGACTGCCACCCACGGGCCCACAAGCCCTTCATCTTTGGTCGGTGCACTCCAGGACCCCTTCTGTAGAGGCTCTCTGGCCTCTCCTCTCACCTGCCACATCTCCCTGGAGTCGCCGGGCCTGGGCTCGGTTGTTGTAGGCTGAGGCCCTCTCAGGCAACAGGTCGATGGCTTGGCCAAACCTCTCCAGGGCTGTACTGAGGTCGCCAGCCTCGGCAGCCATAACCCCCTGCAGCTCCAGAGCCTTGGACTGCTCCAGCTGTGCTCGAGGGAAAACTCCATCTGTGCCAGGGAGGGAGCCAGAAGGGGACAGGTACGCAGTCGGGAGCAAGAAGGAAAAGCCACCTCAGACTTTGGAAACGTGAGACCTGAGCCAGAGCTCAGGGCTGGGGTGCAGGTCACAGAGGAGTCGGATACAGTGTTAGGGCAGAGGTCCCCAAGGCTGAGCGCTAGAGCTGCCGAAGTTACAAAGAGGCCTTAGCTGGCTCCCGGTTTCCAAGAGAATGAAAGCCAAACTCCTTGGTCTGTAGCTAAATgatctgctcaaggtcacaaaggcCATATCACATGgtttggatttgaacccagctctTTCTGGCTCCTTAGCCTGTCCCCATCTTGTCCTACTACACTGCCTACAACGTGGAGGCCTCCATGACATGCCCAGGTCGCCACAATCACTTCCACTTTTCAGCCTGAGGTTTCAGGAAGGCTTAAGCTTCAGTCCTGTAGAAACGAGGGCATTGAAACCTCCTGATGGTGACGTCAGTCCCCGTTAGGGCCTGCTGGGCAAGCCCGTGAGTGCATTCACTCTGGAAGCACTAGCCCAGGGCTCGGCGTGTAGTGGCGTGACCCTGAGCACTTGCTTAGGGTCTATGCACCTAGGTTGGAGCCCTCAGCGGAGCCACCCCGTGCTGTCCCAGTCCCCTGATCCATCTGTGTGGGGTGATCTGTTAGGACAGAGATGTGTGAGTCTAACATGGCCCGCTTCCGCCAGTACAGTTAAGCTTAGATCACGGGGTGAATCAAGTGGGGAGGTTAAGTGCAGAGGTGGGAGGGCTGAAGGGCTGAAATAAAACCTGGCTTTCTCCTCCTGGCAGAGCGACTCTTTGCCAGGCCCCCATCAGTGCATGAGAGCCAACCAGCCCCTCTGATTCCAAGCTCAGTTGTCATCCAAGGGTCATGGAACAAGGGGCCTTGTAAGACTACCTCCCTGTCACCCCGGTGAGGGCAGCAGACCAGGCCTGGCGGAGAGCTAGGCTCCAAGGTCAAATACTTGCCTCCATCTGCTTCCTTCTCCGCGTCTTCTTCCAGGTCCAGCCCAACAACGTCCCCAAATGGGGTGTCAGGGTTGAAGATGGCCCGCAGCACTGCCTGATCATTCGGGGTCCCCATGGTGCTCAACTCCCGAACCCAACAGGTGACTCGGGGtgagaggaggaaaaaggggTGGGAGTGCAGCCTGGCAGCCAGTTGGACTAAAAGATGGAGGTGCAGCTTGAGGCCCATCCCCTGGGAGGAGGCGTGTCTTCCATTCCTAGACTGTAGTGTAAATAATCAACTCCCTTTGGCCTGGGGTTAGTGACCCCAGCTTGGCAGaatgtttacaaatatttctcaaCTGCCTCCCCACTCTCACCCTATCCTAGGAGAAACAAGAGTAAATAAATCCAATTTCATCCTTAGGTGgagtggggcacagagagggctctGTCCAGATGCTCCCTGAAATGTTCCCTGAAATTTTTCATTGATTGGAAGAAAATTGTTAGGAGCCACTGCTTGGCTGCCCGTGAATGCAGGGGGGATGGGCAGGAGTAAAGGGGCTGCTGCTTTGTCCTCTTGGCtgcttctccttccccagaattAATTAGGTCCTGAACAGACATCACCGATGAGTTAAGGGAAAGAAGATACTGTGAAGAGAGCCAGTGTGTGGGGCGGGGCCTGGAGCGAGGCGATGGGGAATGTTCAGTGATTTGACCTTAAAATGAAAGGATGTGGAAGGCGCTGTGGCATCAGGTCACAGGCCGCAGCCCACCCTCACTTCTCCACCCCTGCCAGGGCCGTAAGAAAGCTCCACCTTGTGCAGCAATAAACTTGACATGTTTATTAATTAAACTatcacttaaataaaaaaaagtgcatagaaaataaacatgtttaaaaactcctttttttttttttacaactatgTACACTTTTTACTTTTACATTCAGTCTTTCGTAGAGAGCTttcagcattattattttttgaactaTTAAAGTATTTTCCTTCATCCCTGTCACAGGGAGTTAACACTGATGGACTTTAgacacatatttttccttttttttttttttctctttttctctaaccAGAAGCTTGgaagaacacaaagaaaaaaaccaaaagatcTGTTATACATGATAAAGTTGTCAAGAAATGTCTTATTTCTAGAAAAGAAGCTTGTCAACTGTTGAGCTTTTGAAACAATTATTCAACTACCTGTATTTACTAAAGAGACTGTTAAAAGTTCAATAAAAGAAACACCACAAGTCTATTTTCTTGGTTGAAAGACAGAACTAGAGTACCTGGGAACAAGATACCAGGAAAGCACAGAACACAATTTTCCCCTAAATGCAGGTGGTAACCCCAACATTCATAACCAAAAGTAGAGAAACAAGGGGTACAGGTACTGACTGGCAACACTCACGGCAGAAAAAAATCCAGGTGACCCCATTTCTGCATTTCTCTCTGATCCTGGGAATGGACGTTCTACCATCCCTTTAAGGTGTGGGTGTCCCCCCATTTTGGGGTATCAGAGGAGCGCCAGACTGACTTTTCCTGCCACTACTAGCAACTGTAACACAATCCTTATCTATAgtgttaagagaattaaaagcCATGGACTGAACTAGGCTTCGTTACATGGTGCATTACTATATTAATTCctatatatatcatatttataattatttgaaaaccaaaacaaaaaaagttgcAAGTTTTCAGAGTCGACTGGTATTCATGATTCGGCACAAAACCGTCTGCTTATAACCTTGTATTgcttgaaaatgaaggaaatgaaacacaaaattacACCCAGCCCTTTGCAATGACccgcttttcctttaaaaaaaaaaaaaaaacaaaaaccccaaaacgtgatttctttttttaaaaacctcaaatCAAACTTAGAAGTTAACATCTGACAAGGTTTTGACCTTTAGTATTTTCATATACTTGAACATCAGTCCTTTAGAGAGATACATTCATTAGaagatatttttttgttttttgttgtgtacatatacattttaaatcaaGGGGGCTGCATGGTGCTCACTGCATtggccggggggggggggggtttgaCAGAGGCAAGCGGGGTGGTAGACTGGATCCCAGCAAAGGAGCCTGGCTGAAAACTTACATACAGCTGCCTGGGCTTCCCCCACACGTCTTGTTATGGGTCTAGAGACGGGAGGGCTGTGCTGGAGGCAGTGGATGGGGG
This portion of the Manis javanica isolate MJ-LG chromosome 6, MJ_LKY, whole genome shotgun sequence genome encodes:
- the TTC36 gene encoding tetratricopeptide repeat protein 36, giving the protein MGTPNDQAVLRAIFNPDTPFGDVVGLDLEEDAEKEADGDGVFPRAQLEQSKALELQGVMAAEAGDLSTALERFGQAIDLLPERASAYNNRAQARRLQGDVAGALEDLERAVALSGGRGRAARQGFVQRGLLARLQGRDDDARRDFERAARLGSPFARRQLVLLNPYAALCNRMLADVMGQLRQPRDGR